The DNA window CTGCACCCATTTGGGCAGCTGCTTGGCGCTCTTTATCACGCCATCGATCCTGAACCTCACCTTTACGGCCTTCTCCTGCGGCTCGAGGTGTATGTCGCTCGCGATCTGGTCCACGCCCGCGATAAAGAGCGTCTCCACCAGACTCACTATGGGAGGGGCGGAGCTCTTCTTTGTTACCTCCTCTATGTCGACATCTTCCTTCTCGCGTACCAGCTCGACCAGCCTGTCCTTCTTGCCGGGTACCAGCTCTTCGACCTCCTCCGCGGGTGCCGCGGCAACCCCCGGCGCCCCGGCGGCTTCTGCAACGGGCTCTTCCTTCAAGTAGTACTTCTTTATGGCCGCGTTTACGTCGGAAGTGGTAGCGACAAGCGGGATTACCTGCAGGCCCGTGGCGAATCTGATGTCGTCGATGGCGGCAAGGTTAAGCGGGTCGGACATGGCCACGGTCATGCCCTGCGGCGTTACCTCCACCGGGAAGAGCACGTTCTTTTGGGCGAGTTCCAGCTTCACCCTCTCCGAGGCCGTCGGGTCCACATCGAGGGAAGAGAAGTCGGCGAACGGTATGTTCAGCTGGTATCCGAGCGTCTGGGCGATGTCCATCTCCGAGGCGAAACCGAGCTCCACCAGCGCGGCCCCGACCTTCATCTTCTTTTCCTTGGCCGCCGCAAGGCCCTGGTTCAGCTGCTCTTCGTTTATGAGGCCCGCCTCTATAAGTAGCTCACCGATTCTCTTTACCGCCATCTCGACCCTCCGGGAATTTTTTTAATGAAAGGCACGCGCCCGTAAAGACGCGGCCTTAATTATCGTCCTAAAGGGGCTGAAAGTCAACAGAATATTGGAGAGAATGAAGGCCTGCAAAGCCTGTAGGGTCTTTGCTGATGAAGCGGCCAACAGACGGACCGTAGTACAGAATTTAACGGGATGTGTCCCCATTATCCCCCTCCTCATCGTCACAACATGGGTAACATACTATCTCGACCTCAATATCCGGGAAGCAAGTCCTGATCACATCAAGGCAACTGTCAGGGAATTCTACGGTAGGTGCCACCACATCTTGCTGGTGGAGCACGGCAATATCGAGGTATATATCCTTAACAGTGCTATCCTTCCTAACTACCACACTCGGAGAGAGCATAGATGCAACGGACTCAATGTGAACAGTTAAGGGCGAAGCTTCATCTGCGACAGATTCCAGCCTCCATAGTATCTTGCCATCTGCCTCCCTGCTGACAAGCGCTGAGCTTTTCACTCCCAAGAGCTCAGACATTTGGTCACCTGTTACCGAAGGCACGGTGTGAAAATTTATCGAGACGATATATTCTTTCATAAAAACTCTTTAGGCCGTAGGTTGGGTTGGCCTTATCAACCCAACGGCATTATCTATGGCCATTGAAATCGTTGGGTTTCGCTACGCTCTACCCAACCTACCAACTTGTTAATTGTCCAGCACTGAAAAGGGGACATAATAAACCGGCAAGTTGGCTGCCAGTTTCAATTGCGGATTACGGACTTCGGATTGCGGAATAAAAAACAAATCCGCAATTTGCAATCTGCAATCCCCAATTCCCGCCTCATGGCGGCCACCTGCGGTGGGGCGGTTACCGGTATCGTAGAGCCATAACGAACATTGTTGCAGATGCGGTTCGTTTCCCCGTTAACCGTGCGGCAGCACAAAATCGGCGGTTTGCTAATCGGCCGGTTTATTTTCCCCCTCCCAACTCCCCCATAACTTTCTTCATATCCGCCCAGGCCTCTTTCTTTAGCTCCGGGTTATCTATCAAGGTGCGCGGGTGGTGGGTGGCGATGAGTTTCGAGCTGCCCCATGAGTTAAAGCGCCCCCTCGCCTCGTCGAAGCCCTCCCCCTCCTTCAAGAGCGCCCCGGCCGCCTCCTTCCCGAGCGCCACGACCACCCGGGGCGAGATCAGCCGGAGTTCCCTCTCCAGATACGGCAGGCAGGCCCCCGTCTCCGAAGGGCCGGGCATCGCGCCTTCCCCCGGCCTGCACTTTATAACGGCGCTCACGTAGACCTCGCCCCTCTCCATGCCCATGGAGTTGACTATCTTCGTGAAGAGCTCCTCCTCGTCGTTGCTAAAAACCCCCTCCCCTCTCTCC is part of the Thermodesulfobacteriota bacterium genome and encodes:
- a CDS encoding uracil-DNA glycosylase translates to MDVKEEYNRIVRGALDRLEFLKGAGVREIPSVRAEGLLAVREEVETCEKCALHKGKTGVVCGSGSSRARVVFVAGVASGERGEGVFSNDEEELFTKIVNSMGMERGEVYVSAVIKCRPGEGAMPGPSETGACLPYLERELRLISPRVVVALGKEAAGALLKEGEGFDEARGRFNSWGSSKLIATHHPRTLIDNPELKKEAWADMKKVMGELGGGK